A window of Fibrobacter sp. UWEL genomic DNA:
TGACAGTAAGTATTATAGTGACAAGAACGATATTGTTGGAGAATCCGTTTATAAGCAATTTACTTATGCGCGCAATATCATTCAGTACAATATTTCCGACTTGCTGAACTATAAGGGCGATAGTAAGGATTATCAGGGCCTCCGATATCGCGATTCCCTAACGGAAGGCTATTCCGTAACGCCCAACTTCTTTATTCGTGGTGAGGTGCCTGCGGATAAAATTTTCGAGATGCCCGCTGCTGCTGGTGCTATCAGAAAAGATGACGCCGATTTGTGGAATGAACGAAATCGTCACTTTGAAAACCGCCTCTTCGATCGCGACACCCTTTTGCTCCAGGTTTACAACGTCAACTTCCTGTATGTACTCAAGGCCTTTACCGCCAAGAGCTCCAGCCTCCGCTCCGAATTCAAGCGCGCTGCCCGCGAAAAATTCCGGAGGAACTTCTTGACCTTACTCAGAAGCCGTTATTTTTTCTGGTATGTAAAACTGAATGGTTCACTAAAACAAGAGACGTTTGTAAATGCTCATTACAGAACGTTGCAAGGCAAACTTTTCCGTTCTGGAGAAAACAAGGGTTTAATCTTAGCTCTGGAACAGAATTTCGTTGATGAAAAGAATAGCGAATTTCTTGCCTTGCGTGACGAAATAGAAAAAGATTGCGTTGTCTTTAATGTTGATCCTTCGCTCATCTGGGAAGATGCTGTAGCTAAAGGCGAACCAGGCCTAAAGAGACCTGGTGTAGAATTTGACAAATAACTTCTATAAACGTGCATTAACAACGATAGTACCCACCACGCGATCTTATCGATAAGAGCAGACCACGGCGGGTCTTTTTTATTTGCAGTACTTCGCTTCCTTGACTCGCTTAACTGCGGTCATTCCATTCTTATCGTAGCAGTAGTAACTGCCGTCATTCAGCTTTTCCCAGAGTAGGGTTCCGTCGCTTTGGCGCCAGCCCTGTTCTGTTTTCATTTCGTTCATTAGACCGACCAGGGTTTCTACGAAGCCGCCGGCATTGTCGCTTTCGTCATCTTTCGGCATTGCCTTTTTCTTGTGTGGTTTACCCTGTTTTTCCATTTGTGCAGCGTCCCTTTCGCAGACTTTCTTGTCGTCGTACTCGGTGTAACTCGCTTTTTCGCGGGTCCCGATGGGTACGATGAAGTAGGATGCACGTCCGGGGATTCCGTACAGGTCCTTGCCTTTTTTTGTATTCCCCATAATCTACCTAATTTCGCATGCCATATTCTGACATTTTGAAGGACTAACAATAAGAGAGGACCACGGTGGGTCTTTTTCTCTCAACACTGTCGAGAGTTTTTTTGACACTTTACTGTCAAAATCTTTAATTATATTTATCCCATAATTCATCACTCCTTGCGACAGTCGACATAGACTTGCAAAAGTCCGTACGTGCATTCGCGGCAAGGCGAAATTGCGCCAGGTAACGCCGAGGAAGACCCTCGCCAACAATGTTACTGGAACATCTTTATAATCAAAAAGAATGCTATCGACCATTTTCCCGGCGAGGGGAAAATGGTGGTTTAAACGTACGGAGAATATTATGACAAAAAAGATTGTTTTGCAGGTAGAATCTGAATATGGTGAAATTCTGCAACAGGCTGTTGCAGTAATTAAACGGGCTCGTGTAAACGTTGCTCGTCAACTAAATATTGGCGAAAATGCCGCTTATTGGGAAATCGGGAAAGTGCTGCATGAACGCAAACTCGATAGTAAACATGGAAATTCTGTTGTTCGTCGCCTTTCTGTAGATTTAAAGGGACATTTCCCGGATATGGGGGTGGCCCCGAGAAACCTTTGGAATATGAAAAAATTTTACGAACGTTTTTCTAAAAGCAATTCAAAAGTGCAACAGGCTGTTGCACTTTTGCCATGGGGACATATTTTGCAATTGATGCGGACTACAGATGACGACAACCAAATCCTTTTTTACGCCTCGGAGTGCGTTGCCAAGGGATGGACGCGTGATTTGCTGATAAACGCCGTGAAAATGCAAATGTATGAACATGCTGCTCTTAACCGCCCTCAAAACAACTTCAAGGACACGTTGCCCGAAGGTCAGGCGGAATTTGCGAACGAAGCTTTCCGCAGCACTTATAACTTGGGTTTCCTTGGAATTACAGAGCCGGTAATGGAGTTAGAACTGGAACGAAAACTTGTTGAAAAGGTTAGACAGTTCCTTTTGGAACTTGGAAAGGGCTTTGCCTTTATTGGAAACCAGCATGAACTGGAATTCAACGGGAAAGCAAGCAGGGTAGATATGCTTTTCTTCCATAGGCAACTGAAATGTTTGGTGGCAATTGATTTGAAAGTGGGTGAATTTAAGCCGGAATATGTAGGTAAGATGAACTATTATCTTTCGTTGCTTGACCGCCTGGAGCGCGGGGAAGGTGAAAATCGTTCGGTCGGTATTATTCTTTGTGCAACAAAAGATAATGTTGAAGTTGAACTTTCGCTTGATGGTGTTGGCAAGCCTATTGGAGTTGCTGATTATCAATTACTGTTGCCCAAGGAAGAACTGCAGAAAGTTCTGGCTGACGAAATCAAGTCTTTCAAAGAAGTTAAACATTTAACGCATTAAGACCTTAGTTTTTTGATGGAGAGTAGATTCCCGGCAATCGTACCCACCACGCGATCTTAGCGATAAGAGCGGATCACGGTGGGTCTTTTCCCAATTGCCTCCCTTTAAATAAGTCTGAACATCTGGTTTAGTACCAGGCCTTCGGTGTTTGGGCTGTCTGTGATTCTTGAGGAAAATTGCCGAAATAGATTTTGCTCGTAAAAGCTCATTAATTTCGGATGATTTTCACATTCCAGAAATACGATGGTGCCGCCCACAAGGTTCT
This region includes:
- a CDS encoding YhcG family protein; the encoded protein is MTKKIVLQVESEYGEILQQAVAVIKRARVNVARQLNIGENAAYWEIGKVLHERKLDSKHGNSVVRRLSVDLKGHFPDMGVAPRNLWNMKKFYERFSKSNSKVQQAVALLPWGHILQLMRTTDDDNQILFYASECVAKGWTRDLLINAVKMQMYEHAALNRPQNNFKDTLPEGQAEFANEAFRSTYNLGFLGITEPVMELELERKLVEKVRQFLLELGKGFAFIGNQHELEFNGKASRVDMLFFHRQLKCLVAIDLKVGEFKPEYVGKMNYYLSLLDRLERGEGENRSVGIILCATKDNVEVELSLDGVGKPIGVADYQLLLPKEELQKVLADEIKSFKEVKHLTH